In Nicotiana tabacum cultivar K326 chromosome 11, ASM71507v2, whole genome shotgun sequence, a single window of DNA contains:
- the LOC107803131 gene encoding monothiol glutaredoxin-S1-like, translated as MDTLMTLASESPVVIFSKDTCCISYSIEILIRGFGANPTVYKIDELPNGKKVERALLEMGRKPSTPTTFIGKELVGGSNEVISLNIRGKLKDLLIKANAIWI; from the coding sequence ATGGATACACTGATGACATTGGCGTCCGAAAGCCCGGTTGTGATATTCAGCAAAGACACTTGTTGCATTTCTTACAGTATTGAAATCCTAATCAGAGGTTTTGGTGCAAATCCAACAGTGTACAAGATTGATGAACTTCCGAATGGTAAAAAGGTAGAGAGAGCTTTGCTTGAAATGGGACGCAAGCCAAGTACACCAACTACATTCATTGGAAAGGAACTTGTTGGTGGATCTAATGAAGTCATTAGTCTCAATATTAGGGGGAAGTTAAAGGATTTGCTCATCAAAGCTAATGCTATATGGATATGA